A region of the Zootoca vivipara chromosome 3, rZooViv1.1, whole genome shotgun sequence genome:
GAACAACCCAATTACTATTTGTTTTTCCAGGTTGATGGATTTCTGACGCTGCTGTTTGGTCTTGCTAGCATTAACACACTCACGGTGATTAGCATTACTcgctatataaaaggatgccatccAGACAGAGGTAAGGTATTTTGGACAACACAAACTGCATGGCTTTGTGTTATGAAGGCTTGATATCGTGTCTCACAGGTATTCCTTTCTTACAATAGGCCAAACTTGCCccaatttaaatgtttttaaaagaaaactggaaTATTCCCTTCACCCTGATTCTAGAGAATCTCTTATAGACACATTGTTCTAATTTGAGTgtaacaataaaccatggtttattataaAGGTAGCAAGCTGCAGTGAACCTTAAACTTGTGCACACTCACCCTTTTCTCCTTTAGCAGGGCCAGGAGAAGTTCAGAAGTTTTTTGCTTCCACTCAAGACTAATTACAGTTAAGCCTTGTGTCCAAACCTGGACAAAATGCAGTTAGTCTTCACTATAGTTTATGATGCTTTCTTGTTTCAACTGACCattgttaagattaaccacaggtTAGGGTTCTGGCAACACTGCTAATCTGTGGTTCATTGAAATCTGCAGCAAAGCCTCCCAACCTAAGGGCTGCAATCCCAATATTTCCATCAAAGGTAAGGAATCTACCGGGATTCCTGGTCGCACAAATGTACCAGTGCCATTTTTCTTTATTATGACTGTGTGCCTTAAGTGTACAATAGCAAAATGAGTTAAGCACCAAACTTCTGCTGTGTATTTCAGGGCATTGTATCAACAATAGCAACATCAATGTGGCCCTTTTTCTTATATGGATAGCAGCTTTCTTCTGGTCAGTAGCTCCAGTCCTGGGATGGGGCAGTTACACAGGTAATTAATTTCTCTCTAGGATAAGGTCTTTGTGGGAATTTCTCTCTAAAGTATTTGTGGGAATCTGGAAACACAGCAACCAATATCTACAATGAGCAAtttaaataaagtattatttttaCACTATTTTAGTCTAATAGTGCTGGAATCTAGGACAGTTTTCTAGATCTAAGCATTCTAGATGTAGGCATCACCATTTTACAATTTAGACTGCAACCCTTTATGCACTTTCCCGAGTGTAAGCCCTATTGGCCTGACTTCTGAGTCCAATAGACATATTTAGGATTGCATCactaattttaaattttttagtCTTCAAAATCCCAAACTAGATCTCACTGAAGGAGTCATAAATCTATCCTGAAAATccatatggatttttaaaattctaaCTTAGCATTTTGCATTGCTCAGTGGGAACTATTTCAAAGGAACTCCTGTTGGTGGGGGGATCACTTTGTCAGCACTGTCCATAGGCGCACTATAGCACTACTGTGATTGTGCATCTTTCATGCCTCATCCACTCAAGAACAACTATCTCCAAAGGAGGCTGGGAATTTCTTACCTTGTGCATTTTTACACCCCCACAACAGTGTATGGCTGTTTCATTATTGCCACTTTTGGTGGTGGTGCAACCAAACCAGTTGCCATTTGTGTGCTAAAAAGGGCAGGTTGCAGGTGGTtgcttattaaaggtaaaggtaaaggtactcctgactgttaggtcccgtcacggacgactctggggttgcatgctcatctcgctctataggccgagggagccagcgtttgtccgcagacagcttccgggtcatgtggccagcatgacaaagctgcttctggcgaaccagagcagcgcacagaaacaccgtttaccttcccgccagagtggtacaaatttatctacttgcacttgacatgctttcggactgctaggtgggcaggagctgggaccgaacaatgggagctcacccgccgaccttctgattggcaagccctaggctctgtggttttagaccacagcgctacccgcgtccctaagTAATAAGTGGTTGCTTATTACTCTGGTGGAAAGCTAAACTAAAGTGAAGATTACAGCAATAACTCTGCTGTAAGTCTTGGACTTCATTGAGACATTTCAATTTTCTTTTCCACCTGGAATTCTAAAGAGAAATTAATCTTGATGAATTTTAAAACTGGAAAATCACAGCaagctgtttaatttttttttggaaaaaacgAATGACTAACCAAGTTCTTTTGCTTCCTAGATCGCATGTATGGAACATGTGAAATAGACTGGGCAAAAGCTAACTTCTCAACCATCTACAAGTCTTATATAGTGTCCATTTTCATCTGCTGTTTCTTCCTGCCTGTGTCTGTCATGGTTTTTGCTTACGTGTCCATCATCAATACTGTCAAGTCGAGCCATGCATTAGGCGGAGCAGGTGACCCAACTGATAGGCAGAGGCGAATGGAACGAAGCGTCACAAGGGTCAGTCTGGGCTTTTCTTTAGTCTGCATTGGGTGGAAACACTTTTAAAAGCCAAAGGCTGCATTTCCTTCAGAGAAGTAGTCAGAGCAGCATACAAGGGGTGGGTGGAGTTGAGGCCAGTGGTGGATGAAGCTAAAGTCAAAAGCGGGACGGACActgcttttctctccctgccacccccttccctctcaaacacacatgcacacagtgtGTCTGAAAacaaaccatgcatttaaagcacacgacttcccccaaaagaatcctgaaaCTGtaatttgttgagggtgctgggaaatgcAGCGCTTGTGAGGGGCAAACAAAATTTTCTAATATAAAACACTTGCAAAGCATAGACAACCTTAAAATGTGAGGTAGCTAGGAGGCAGATAATTCTAGAGGATTGAAACATATTTATTAGGTCTGTGGGTCAATGAGGCAATTGGAAATACGATCCAGGTCTCCCAGTTTTCCAGGACCACCTTCTTTACAGGGATCCCCTTGGGCAAGAAAGTGGAAACTGGCAAGTCTCGTTTTCTCTCCTCTAGGTCTCCATAGTCATTTGCACAGCCTTTATCACAGCCTGGTCCCCATACGCGGTCATCTCCATGTGGTCCGCCTATGGTTACTCTGTGCCCAATTTAACCAGCATCCTTGCCAGCCTTTTTGCGAAATCTGCCAGCTTCTACAACCCCATCATCTACTTTGGAATGAGCTCCAAATTCCGGAAGGACATCCTCATCTTGCTGCACTGTGCCAAAGAGATCAAGGACCCTGTGAAGCTCAAGCGGTTCAAGAACCTCAAGCAGAAACAGGAGAATTCGCCTTCTCAGAGAGAGGAGAAATACGCGCCAGAAGTTCAGCCTGCACTGAGTCCTGATTCTGGTGTGGGGAGTCGTTCTAACACCCCGCCCCCCGTCAACAGGGAGGTGTATTTGGGTGCTTTTGATACCCCATCCAACAACCCTGATATCGAATGCGACAGGCTGTGACCCGGCTGTTCAAAACGTGCAGCCGGTGAACACAACCCATAGGATACTGCTGCCCCAATTCCTTTCACCCCTGCCCTTTCCTCTAGCACTTAACATGACATACCAGCTCGACTTCCAATGAAGCAGGACACATAAAACCAGCACTAAAAGCATGTGCGGTACATACGGGAGACTCATAAAAATTGCTGCGTGGCCAATTAAATATAAAGGTGGGCAGCACACCTAGCCTGAGCAGGGattcatttccccctctgcagctgCAAGTGAAAGATGTTTTTGTGGAAAATCCATTCACTGGcatgttaaaaaaaacagaaacaaaatcacCAATATTTTCTCCACCTAAATAATATAATTCAGAAGTTACATATCTTTTTGGCTGGTTTTATTTCTTGCTTAAAATCCTGGCTTTATTCACTTTGCCCCCAGTCCTCACAACGGTGCATTTACTCAGGGGCCGGTCAGGAAATAGCACTGCAATGCTGCTCCACAGTCAGCCACCAGAGGGTGGATAATCTTTTAACATACTCCCTGTGGGAGACTAAACATTTCAGGTCCCAGGTGCTGCCTACTGGAGAGCAACCAACACCCTTGTTCTTAAATCTGAAGGCTGCCGCTGAGCCCCTAGAGCCGAAGTCCTGAGTCTTTAATCGCAGGTGCAGTTAGTTCATTTTAGACGCCGAACTTAATGGTCTTATGGGGGAAAGCCCTCTTTAGATGGTAACATGTATCAATTCACTTACTTCCGAACGCTGCCTGCCAGCGGGGAGGAAGGGCCTCCCTGTTCCTCTTCTGAATGGGACCCTTGGACTTCTTTCCCTAAAGCCCCACTTTGACAGAACCTCAGGCCACAGGTGAGGTGTAATAAACCGCCCTCCACGCCATATTGACGACCCGGTGCTTTTCATGCCTTGTTGCTATTGCTACCGTGTTTTCCCGCCTGAATT
Encoded here:
- the LOC118081817 gene encoding opsin-5-like — encoded protein: MQAGQQAAKLLLVSLDSPLPYQSRGSIERERSEVSGRQSSVSFSLHQDLGKGQVLGKKLQKMSFQSSPQAPWRNNNITFLNKDVPVSEQGETIIGFYLLALGWMSWFGNSIVIFVLYRQRATLQPTDYLTFNLAVSDASVSVFGYSRGIIEIFNVFRDDGFLITSIWTCQVDGFLTLLFGLASINTLTVISITRYIKGCHPDRGHCINNSNINVALFLIWIAAFFWSVAPVLGWGSYTDRMYGTCEIDWAKANFSTIYKSYIVSIFICCFFLPVSVMVFAYVSIINTVKSSHALGGAGDPTDRQRRMERSVTRVSIVICTAFITAWSPYAVISMWSAYGYSVPNLTSILASLFAKSASFYNPIIYFGMSSKFRKDILILLHCAKEIKDPVKLKRFKNLKQKQENSPSQREEKYAPEVQPALSPDSGVGSRSNTPPPVNREVYLGAFDTPSNNPDIECDRL